Proteins co-encoded in one Apteryx mantelli isolate bAptMan1 chromosome 4, bAptMan1.hap1, whole genome shotgun sequence genomic window:
- the LOC106489121 gene encoding inner centromere protein-like: MAEADGPTRLLEVCGQRLSRFLHDAKHKHLAWLREVEEQGARLLDSNFGAEPELVPKTPSQRRRPKKRQSSSLKDENKEPTRRRLSRRRSSIKLVSSKPGSQRRRSKEQPQNPSGLGEEVPAPDPAVRSQAGVKTELPALPVALTGKRPAEVQVPVAKMASNDCPQVELGKGHGADTGHGACKAAAGERLPEGTGVTELPVVSSVSVGPGGQTAREGEETPQKRVSTSTPEAARNGDPATDRGDRSPRGLEKVLFQDPDSKMTATRAKSRRCSGRRSFVGGPRKSHRASLAEKYSLASKRESMIRRSISRAISKKAAARESSSASSRVSCQSSLEVFVEDDVSSSMRPGLELIPQSEKTPENFLASSKSMPAASPPAQRFSPSEQQTGNNEGSCVNMNSEPQKENQEQPHSAEFQEKPSRIWTRSCKQAMGVMWDGQQPGGRALSPLEDKHASSANQTASSASPASKVVRPLKNFLQAVQRNQLLSSPGSTGRGGVIRNFIKRNTPTRPDLKERERQRLESLRKKQEAEEQRKKKVEEEKRRRQAEMKQKREERLRKALQARERVEQMEEEKKKRMEQKILQNDEKVRISQVREEKAVEERNKKKLSKKAGEADARKQKALRMEEDEFEQQDLLQKRREDEVKEKGKKVLELKNLVEQRQVEQVKERDHKQREKEKAPPPQLELAVFTGKNIKEEESPRELHQLLGQEKRGEQPEFLATASNTRLKVVKEETSLQEPQQQTGEEKKSKQPESVAAASSTWLSKTVKKSISTSCLGPPKGSRSPKVSENNYGMDLNSDDSTDDENEPRKPVPAWADGFQLNQAILHQYYHPVNVDQLFGLIASPKLEDIFGKNKPRYFKRTSSAVWHSPPGTKPACGTSCIFKN, encoded by the exons ATGGCGGAGGCCGACGGTCCCACGCGGCTGCTGGAGGTGTGCGGGCAGAGGCTCTCCCGGTTCCTCCACGACGCCAAGCACAAGCACTTGGCGTGGCTGCGGGAGGTCGAGGAGCAGGGCGCGAGGCTGCTGGATAG CAACTTTGGGGCCGAGCCTGAGTTAGTGCCCAAAACACCATCACAGAGGAGGCGTCCCAAGAAAAGGCAGTCCTCCTCTCTCAAAGATGAAAATAAGGAGCCGACCAGGAGGAG GTTGTCCAGAAGGAGAAGCAGTATCAAGCTGGTGTCTTCCAAGCCAGGCTCCCAAAGACGCCGCAGCAAAGAGCAACCCCAGAACCCCAGCGGTCTGGGGGAAGAGGTGCCTGCACCCGACCCTGCGGTAAGGTCTCAGGCCGGTGTTAAAACAGAGCTtccagcgctgccggtggcgctgacTGGGAAACGGCCAGCTGAAGTGCAAGTTCCAGTGGCAAAAATGGCTTCTAACGACTGCCCTCAGGTCGAGTTAGGGAAGGGACACGGGGCCGATACTGGACACGGGGCCTGTAAGGCTGCCGCAGGGGAGCGATTGCCCGAGGGCACTGGAGTTACTGAGCTGCCCGTTGTGTCCTCTGTCAGCGTGGGCCCTGGTGGCCAGACAgcaagggagggggaagagaccCCCCAAAAAAGAGTGAGTACCTCCACTCCCGAGGCTGCTAGAAACGGAGATCCTGCCACCGACCGAGGAGATCGGTCTCCTCGAGGCCTAGAAAAAGTGCTTTTCCAGGACCCCGACAGCAAAATGACCGCAACGAGAGCCAAATCACGCCGTTGCTCTGGACGCCGAAGCTTTGTGGGTGGCCCCCGCAAAAGCCATAGGGCCTCCTTGGCAGAAAAATATTCACTGGCCAGCAAAAGAGAGAGCATGATCCGGAGATCTATCAGCAGGGCCATTTCAAAGAAGGCAGCAGCTCGAGAATCGTCCTCTGCCTCCAGCAGAGTGAGCT GTCAAAGCTCCCTGGAGGTGTTTGTGGAAGACGATGTGAGCAGCAGCATGAG ACCTGGACTCGAGCTGATCCCCCAAAGTGAAAAG ACTCCTGAAAACTTCCTTGCTTCAAGCAAAAGTATGCCAGCTGCCAGCCCTCCTGCACAGCGCTTTTCTCCCTCTGAGCAGCAAACAGGGAATAATGAAG gaaGCTGTGTAAATATGAATAGCGAACCCCAAAAGGAGAACCAGGAACAACCCCACAGTGCTGAGTTCCAGGAGAAACCCTCACGCATCTG GACAAGGAGCTGTAAGCAAGCGATGGGTGTTATGTGGGACGGGCAGCAGCCAGGGGGTCGTGCCCTTTCCCCGTTGGAGGACAAGCACGCGAGTTCTGCAAACCAGACTGCATCTTCTGCCTCTCCAGCTAGCAAG GTTGTTCGCCCGTTGAAAAACTTCTTGCAGGCTGTGCAGAGAAATCAGCTGCTCTCCAGCCCGGGCTCCACGGGACGTGGGGGTGTCATAAGGAATTtcatcaaacgcaacactcccaccCGGCCTGATCTTAAG gagagggagcgGCAGAGACTGGAAAGTCTCAGGAAGAAGCAGGAGGCTGAGgaacagaggaagaagaaagtggaggaggaaaagagaCGGCGGCAGGCAGAAATGAAACA GAAGAGGGAAGAGCGACTAAGGAAGGCGCTGCAGGCTCGGGAGCGGGTGGAACaaatggaggaagagaagaaaaagcggATGGAACAGAAGATTTTACAGAATGACGAAAAG GTGCGCATCTCGCAAGTGCGGGAAGAGAAAGCGGTAGAGGAAAGGAACAAGAAAAAACTGTCTAAGAAGGCTGGAGAAGCTGATGCACGGAAACAGAAAGCACTGAGGATG gaggAAGATGAATTTGAGCAGCAGGACCTactgcagaaaaggagagaggatgaagtgaaggagaaggggaagaaagtcTTGGAGCTAAAGAATCTCGTAGAGCAGCGCCAGGTGGAACAAGTGAAGGAGAG GGATCACAAACAacgagagaaggagaaggccccCCCACCACAGCTGGAGTTGGCAGTGTTTACTGGAAAAAATATAAAG GAGGAAGAGAGCCCCAGAGAACTGCACCAGCTGCTTGGTCAGGAGAAGAGAGGCGAGCAACCAGAATTCCTTGCCACGGCTTCTAATACACGGCTCAAAGTGGTAAAG GAGGAAACCAGTCTGCAGGAGCCTCAGCAGCAGacgggagaggagaaaaaaagcaagcaaccaGAATCAGTGGCTGCTGCTTCCAGCACATGGCTGAGCAAAACTGTAAAG AAATCTATCTCCACATCCTGCTTAGGACCACCAAAGGGATCCAGGTCCCCCAAAGTAAGTGAAAATAATTATGGGATGGATCTGAACAGTGACGACTCCACAGATGATGAGAATGAACCCCGGAAGCCTGTCCCTGCCTGGGCTGATG GGTTTCAGCTTAATCAAGCTATTTTACACCAATACTATCACCCAGTGAATGTTGACCAACTCTTTGGGTTAATTGCAAGCCCTAAACTGGAGGATATTTTTGGCAAGAACAAGCCTCGATACTTCAAACGTACCAGCTCAGCAGTCTGGCATTCCCCACCTGGGACAAAACCTGCATGTGGCACATCTTGCATCTTCAAaaactga